One Nostoc sp. CENA543 genomic window, CTCCCCACATCGTCGCTAACCAGCTGAAAATTTTAATCCCTGTAGGTACGGCGATAATCATGGTAGTAATCATGAAAAACATCCGCAACCAGCCAGGAATACCACTGGTAAACATATGGTGCGCCCAAACAATTAGCCCTAAGAAACTAATGGCTAAAGATGAGTAGGCGATCGCTTTATAACCGAAAATTGGTTTACGAGAATGGATCGGAATAATCTCGGAAATTGCCCCAAAGAACGGCAAAATCATGATGTACACTGCCGGGTGGGAGTAAAACCAGAACATATGCTGATAAACTACCGGATCACCACCACCAGTGGGATTAAAAAATGTCGTTCCTGCCAATAAATCAAAAGCTAGCAGAATCAAACCGGCGGCTAAAACTGGTGTAGACAGTAAAACCAACGCCGAAGTCGCCAGCATCGCCCAACAAAATAAGGGCATTTGATGGAAACCCATTGTGGGGATACGCATCTTGAGCAGGGTGACGAGAAAATTAATCGCCCCCAAAATTGACGACGTACCCAAAAGCAGGACACTCATAATCCAAATGCCCTCACCTACCTGTCCTGTTACCAAACTTAAGGGAGGGTAGGAAGTCCAACCTGCTTCGGCGGCATCTCCAATCACTAAACTGATAATTAGCAACAATCCGGCTGGAGGGATGAGCCAAAAAGCTACAGCATTCAGTCTAGGAAATGCCATATCTTTTGCGCCAATCATCAAGGGCAGCAAGAAGTTGGCAAATCCCGCCCCAGCAGGCACAATCCACAAGAAAATCATGATTGTGGCGTGCAGTGTAAACAGGCTGTTGTAAACTTCTGGACTGACAAAATCTACTTCTGGAGTTCGCAGTTCTGTACGCACCAAGTCAGCTAGAACGCCGCCAATGCAGTAAAAAATGAACGAAGTAACGAGATATTGCAGTCCAATGACCTTGTGATCGGTATTGAAGCTAAAGTAGTCTTGCCATTTTCTGATCCCTGGCTCGTCAATATGAGCAGGGATGTTGGCAGTTTCTTGTAACTGAGCTTGTGTCACGTCGCTTCGCTCCGAATTCAAAATTCAAAATTCAAAAATTGAGGATTAGGTTAAGTTTTTCCCCCTGCTCCCTGCTCCCTGCCCTCTGCCTACTTATGAATCTGATGTAACATTTCTGGGTGAATTCCCATCTCTTTGGTGTAGGGTGCGAGGAATTCATCGGGGGATACTGTGGCGGGATTCAGGGCGATCGCTTCTTTAAGCGTGTCATTACTCGCCGTTAA contains:
- the ctaD gene encoding cytochrome c oxidase subunit I — encoded protein: MTQAQLQETANIPAHIDEPGIRKWQDYFSFNTDHKVIGLQYLVTSFIFYCIGGVLADLVRTELRTPEVDFVSPEVYNSLFTLHATIMIFLWIVPAGAGFANFLLPLMIGAKDMAFPRLNAVAFWLIPPAGLLLIISLVIGDAAEAGWTSYPPLSLVTGQVGEGIWIMSVLLLGTSSILGAINFLVTLLKMRIPTMGFHQMPLFCWAMLATSALVLLSTPVLAAGLILLAFDLLAGTTFFNPTGGGDPVVYQHMFWFYSHPAVYIMILPFFGAISEIIPIHSRKPIFGYKAIAYSSLAISFLGLIVWAHHMFTSGIPGWLRMFFMITTMIIAVPTGIKIFSWLATMWGGKIQFNSPMLFAMGFVGTFVIGGISGVMLAAVPFDIHVHDTYFVVAHLHYVLFGGSVLGIFAAIYHWFPKMTGRMMNDFWGKVHFALTIVGLNMTFLPMHKLGLMGMNRRVAQYDPKFALLNEICTYGSYILAVSTLPFIINAIWSWLYGEKAGNNPWKGLTLEWMTTSPPAIENFDTLPVLTTGPYDYGVAHAPANVSPSENPVLRADADEPYPSIESDIETRT